From Musa acuminata AAA Group cultivar baxijiao chromosome BXJ3-8, Cavendish_Baxijiao_AAA, whole genome shotgun sequence, one genomic window encodes:
- the LOC135583683 gene encoding uncharacterized protein LOC135583683 isoform X2 — MSYSWAKITVLKHNGTLPDKPPPSSSTTIEQPSNDVSSSGASGRLNSLRQISTNVANILRARKPLNRKDAVNINRWRFMKLREHFERDIEVENEAFDRYMQNVNLLEETFSITQGTEPGDQTALVAGSSEKLVSEIKMKLKSNSERAESFQERTRNLIDQKLCELQKGEFVSDDCSINDDDLDDHREFKRSRQIMKWRHDRNSTMDDVINKLNKAHSEEDIRGCMDLKLQCTVDNLTSEDHSTPKLESADVTALSFCSPPKMWMTAHVDQDTLANINTQFSSLSSIAEL, encoded by the exons ATGTCATATTCATG GGCAAAAATAACAGTTCTTAAACACAATGGTACTTTGCCGGACAAACCACCACCTTCTAGCTCCACGACGATAGAACAACCATCCAATGATGTGTCCTCATCAGG GGCTTCTGGGAGACTCAACTCACTCAGGCAGATTTCCACTAATGTTGCCAATATCTTACGAGCTAGGAAACCGTTGAACAGAAAG GATGCTGTGAATATAAACAGGTGGAGGTTTATGAAGTTAAGAGAGCATTTTGAACGAGATATTGAAGTTGAAAACGAGGCATTTGATAGGTACATGCAAAATGTGAATTTACTGGAGGAAACATTCTCAATCACGCAAGGAACAGAACCGGGTGATCAGACTGCATTGGTTGCTGGTTCTTCTGAAAAATTGGTCTCTGAGATTAAGATGAAGCTGAAATCCAATTCTGAAAGAGCTGAGAGTTTTCAGGAGAGGACACGAAACCTCATCGACCAGAAATTATGTGAGTTGCAGAAAGGAGAATTTGTTTCTGATGATTGTTCAATAAATGATGATGACCTAGATGATCATAGAGAGTTCAAAAGATCAAGACAGATTATGAAATGGCGCCACGACAGAAACTCAACCATGGATGATGTAATCAATAAACTGAACAAAGCGCATAGTGAAGAAGATATAAGAGGTTGCATGGACTTGAAGCTGCAGTGCACAGTTGATAATCTGACAAGTGAAGATCACTCGACACCCAAGCTAGAATCAGCAGACGTGACAGCTTTGTCATTTTGTTCTCCACCCAAGATGTGGATGACTGCCCATGTTGATCAAGATACTCTTGCAAACATCAACACACAGTTTTCATCTCTTAGCAGTATTGCAGAGTTGTGA